The genomic segment GATCGATCCCTTTTTCATCTTTGGCATCGGTCCTTTGCCTCGCCTTGAAGCCGCGGGCGCCGCGCTGGCCACTGTGCTGGCCCATGTCATCACCCTGATTCTGATGCTGCGCATTCTCAAGCAAAGGAAAATTCCTGTCGTTTTTCGTTTTGCGGTTTTCCGCCCGGCGGTACGCCGGTTGCTGACCGACATTTTGCGCATCGGCATGCCCATCGCCATCAGCGGCGTCATGTTCAGCCTGTCCTACGCTTTTTTGACCAGGATCATCGCCCGTTTTGGGCCCGAAGCACTGGCTGCCATTGGACTCGGCCATCGTATCGAGGGTCTGGCTTATTTCACCTGTGTCGGTTTCAGCGTCGCTGCCACCACCTTAGTGGGACAGAATCTCGGCGCCGGCGATCCGCGACGTGCGGAAAAGAGCGCCTGGCTGACGTTGGGTTACGCTTGTGTGGTGGTGCTGGGTTTCTCTGTCTTTTTTTTGACTGCGGCAAAACCGTTGGTAAATTTTTTCATCGACGATGCTGCAGTGATTCGAGAGGGCAGCGCCTATCTGCGTATCATTGCGGTTTTTGAGATTTTTCTCGCTTTTGAGGTGGTCCTTGAGGGCGCTTTCAGCGGTGCAGGCTTTTCCATGCCGCCTATGCTGGTTTCCGTGCCGTTGACGTGGCTGCGTATTCCGCTCGCCGCCTGGCTGGCCGGCCCGCTGGGCCTCGGCAGCACCGGCATCTGGTGGGCCATCTCGTGTACCACGGCGCTTAAGGGGGTGGTCATCGCCATTTGGTTCAAACAGGGCGGATGGAAAAAAACACGGTTCTAGACGCACAAGCAGCCCGATTGCTCCTGCTGAGATAAAACGGAGCATGCTTTTTCCGGCTGATCGCGCACTCAGAGCTTGATAAAGATTTTTTTCCGGTAAAACCAGGTCAGAACAGCCAGCCAGATCA from the bacterium genome contains:
- a CDS encoding MATE family efflux transporter, with product IFLMPAILNFMSLQGAVRQSAGHYLTIICAGLFVLFASLSAEAVFRAMGDTRTPLKITAGALLFNAVIDPFFIFGIGPLPRLEAAGAALATVLAHVITLILMLRILKQRKIPVVFRFAVFRPAVRRLLTDILRIGMPIAISGVMFSLSYAFLTRIIARFGPEALAAIGLGHRIEGLAYFTCVGFSVAATTLVGQNLGAGDPRRAEKSAWLTLGYACVVVLGFSVFFLTAAKPLVNFFIDDAAVIREGSAYLRIIAVFEIFLAFEVVLEGAFSGAGFSMPPMLVSVPLTWLRIPLAAWLAGPLGLGSTGIWWAISCTTALKGVVIAIWFKQGGWKKTRF